The genomic DNA GCCAAGACCGTTCTCCAGTGTTATCAGAGAGCCGACGAGGGACAGCTCAGAACCGCGCTCGCAAACCGCCGCCGAGTTCGTACCTGATCCCGTTCGGCGGGAACCGAAGGGCGGGAATCAGACCCGCAAATCCCGTAAGCCCAATGATCGCAACAGATCCGAAATCTAAATCGGGCGTTGGATCAGCGACCAGAGGCCGTACGATCGCCGCACTGCTCGATTCGGAATCGCCTGTGTCGGGCGGGACCGGGACGCGCCTAAGTCCCGAGATCGCGGTGCCGGACACCGTTACGGGACGCTACATGGCGGGCGAGGACTTCGCCGTGACCGCGGGATGGGGCCACTTCGGGACAGGCGACGCCGTGATGCCCGGAAAGGGCCGCGTCGTCGAACGCGCCTATCAACCGGACGAGCACTCCGCGTTGGCCGAACACGTTGCCGTCCTCGGTGAGACGACCTTCGATGTGTACCTGAACGGCGAAGCCTTCTGGCGCAACCTCCCCTCCGCCATC from Gammaproteobacteria bacterium includes the following:
- a CDS encoding DNA methyltransferase — protein: MPDTVTGRYMAGEDFAVTAGWGHFGTGDAVMPGKGRVVERAYQPDEHSALAEHVAVLGETTFDVYLNGEAFWRNLPSAIWDYRLGGYQVLKKWLSYRESAVLGRILRPEEVQHFTDTARRIGALLIATSDRP